In the genome of Pichia kudriavzevii chromosome 4, complete sequence, one region contains:
- a CDS encoding uncharacterized protein (PKUD0D03290; Pfam Domains: PI-PLC-X(3.3e-06)), with the protein MNCSSWMQKIPDDVNISSLSIPGTHNSAACFKFAPLSVQCQGKSIKQQLLNGVRFLDMTLSKNFISRGAKVDDLIVVHGKFPVKLSGPYKFKSVLNDVYHFLDKFPTETVLMSIRFENTMLHWDPKIDEFAKVLFERYIAHNRRRWYLSSKIPSLKYSRGKIVLLRRFPVIENGVYQTFGISCTSECENSTSCIQECSSIKSQDDIQEKVSLIKGMISKASDYHSPSRRGSENSTFSNINSNSSHSLFDDLSNEKLPSPPPKLFINYCTGANYLKKNYWPSKVDKRIREFNIEADFQKNCGIVIFDFADRDDWKLVRKLILSNF; encoded by the coding sequence ATGAACTGTTCAAGCTGGATGCAAAAAATTCCCGATGACGTAAATATCTCTTCACTTTCCATACCTGGTACTCACAACTCAGCCGCTTGCTTCAAATTTGCCCCATTATCGGTACAGTGTCAGGGTAAATCAATCAAGCAGCAATTGCTCAATGGCGTACGGTTCTTGGATATGACACTCTCTAAGAATTTTATCTCTAGGGGAGCAAAAGTGGACGACTTGATTGTCGTTCATGGGAAATTCCCAGTGAAACTATCAGGTCCTTACAAATTCAAGTCCGTCTTGAACGATGTCTATCATTTTCTCGATAAGTTCCCCACTGAAACTGTTTTAATGTCGATCAGGTTCGAGAATACAATGCTTCATTGGGATCCTAAAATTGACGAGTTTGCCAAAGTTCTCTTTGAAAGGTACATTGCCCATAATAGACGCAGGTGGTACCTGTCAAGCAAAATCCCAAGCTTGAAATATTCACGAGGTAAAATAGTGCTCTTGCGACGTTTCCCcgttattgaaaatggagTCTATCAAACTTTTGGCATTTCTTGTACATCTGAATGTGAAAACTCAACTTCTTGTATTCAAGAATGCTCAAGTATAAAATCTCAGGACGACATACAGGAGAAAGTGTCCCTTATTAAGGGGATGATTTCAAAGGCTTCTGATTACCATTCTCCCTCCAGACGAGGTAGCGAGAATTCTACATTTTCCAACATAAACTCTAATTCATCACattctttatttgatgaCTTGAGTAATGAAAAACTACCCAGTCCACCTCCCAAATTGTTTATCAATTATTGTACAGGTGCAAactatttgaagaaaaactatTGGCCTTCGAAGGTTGATAAACGAATAAGGGAGTTTAACATTGAAGCcgattttcaaaaaaattgtgGTATAGTGATATTCGATTTTGCTGATCGTGATGATTGGAAATTAGTCAGAAAACTAATTCTTTCTAACTTTTGA
- a CDS encoding uncharacterized protein (PKUD0D03300) — translation MGNGRYYFHKNYLSVLNEPSNYKKDILRNFEKTSDDLITVNQFYILTYLTVSSLVDSKEKSAPVGQKESIIFMPSGVDKELSNYILQRDTYMTSTKTQLGFLSDTVTSSILSLWAKLKIRNEGPIYLFIPIVEKVGGEDMCANVLFVDVTHGKSFLWDPFSFFTDVADIKDLFNSDDELLAIGDLKKNIAVNYLLGNYLYEYQRENPVGIDYMDCSIFSKEDFKVLLLKQSDLGSRFLIFPFVISSFIENVIEANKTMQGVIHTIRSKSERDELVKFSHQLTQAYENLESKNKVVQHSDAIIFYPVDNDSTVDQNIVGPIVPTEVEVPGDSTPRYLTCGPDGYFHLGFKFKIPENGNSKTYKTIPSEEGTPDHSIQSQSVPLLPIGNTAVVGDNGDQIEDSVSPVNALLIEALNTVDRRTKESAKLKHHKIEDIFPVNINTTKEKLTEYYESTFKGSELENKALFSAIIDFDIGKFFEAYECAYNNKIVKEQYVMLYEVELMKSCRTSAGYRKQYEHWLCDTLKIKPIDSKLFCKKRFNYLRGKLGAFKVEPVGQNFIHLVFKPNIVKRIHTLHGLFYAWELLEPKFTDDSEPLMTIKEFLKMYENGKQILNLTCELLSCVRKTLQ, via the coding sequence ATGGGTAATGGACGTTATTATTTCCATAAAAACTACTTGTCCGTGCTCAATGAACCAAGCAACTACAAAAAGGATATATTGCGAAACTTCGAAAAAACATCTGATGATTTGATCACAGTTAATCAGTTTTATATATTGACATATCTAACAGTGTCTTCACTTGTTGATTCGAAAGAGAAATCAGCTCCAGTTGGCCAAAAGGAGtcaatcattttcatgCCGTCAGGTGTTGATAAGGAGTTATCAAATTACATTCTTCAACGTGATACTTACATGACATCAACTAAAACCCAACTTGGATTTCTTAGTGACACGGTTACTTCAAGTATATTATCTCTTTGGGCAAAACTaaaaattagaaatgaAGGGCCAATATATTTGTTTATTCCTATTGTGGAAAAGGTTGGCGGTGAAGATATGTGTGCAAACGttttatttgttgatgTGACGCATGGAAAATCATTCCTTTGGGATccattttcgttttttaCTGATGTTGCTGATATAAAGGATCTATTTAATAGTGATGACGAACTTTTAGCCATTGGTGACCTTAAGAAAAATATCGCTGTTAATTATCTCTTAGGAAATTATCTTTATGAGTACCAAAGGGAAAATCCAGTCGGTATTGATTATATGGATTGctcaatcttttcaaaagagGACTTTAAAGTTTTATTACTAAAGCAATCAGACCTAGGCTCcagatttttgatttttccGTTTGTTATTAGTTCTTTCATCGAAAATGTGATAGAAGCTAATAAAACAATGCAAGGTGTGATCCATACTATTAGATCCAAAAGTGAAAGAGACGAACTAGTTAAGTTTTCTCATCAACTAACACAAGCATACGAGAATTTAGAAAGTAAGAACAAAGTTGTTCAACATTCAGATGcaattattttttatccAGTGGATAACGATTCTACTGTTGACCAGAACATCGTTGGCCCGATAGTTCCTACAGAGGTTGAGGTTCCGGGTGATTCAACTCCTAGATACCTAACTTGCGGTCCGGATGgctattttcatttgggGTTCAAGTTCAAGATTCCGGAAAATGGTAACTCAAAAACCTACAAGACGATTCCATCAGAAGAGGGCACTCCTGATCATTCTATTCAGTCTCAATCTGTACCTCTTTTACCTATTGGTAACACTGCGGTAGTGGGCGACAATGGGgatcaaattgaagattcGGTTTCACCTGTGAATGCATTACTAATAGAAGCGTTGAACACCGTTGACCGTAGGACCAAGGAGTCTGCTAAACTTAAACAtcataaaattgaagatatctTTCCTGTGAACATCAATactacaaaagaaaaattaacAGAATATTATGAAAGCACCTTTAAGGGCtctgaattggaaaataagGCACTTTTCAGTGCTATTATTGATTTCGATATCGgaaaattctttgaagCTTATGAATGCGCAtacaataacaaaataGTTAAGGAACAATATGTGATGTTATATGAAGTAGAGCTAATGAAAAGCTGTCGAACTAGTGCTGGTTATAGGAAGCAATATGAGCACTGGTTGTGTGACACTTTAAAAATTAAACCGATTGATTCGAAATTGTTTTGCAAAAAACGGTTCAATTATCTAAGGGGTAAACTAGGTGCTTTCAAAGTTGAACCCGTTGGACAAAACTTTATTCACCTCGTTTTCAAGCCTAATATTGTTAAGAGAATCCATACCCTTCATGGATTATTTTATGCTTGGGAATTGCTAGAGCCAAAATTTACAGATGACTCAGAGCCACTAATGACTATCAAAGAATTTCTAAAGATGTATGAAAATGGGAAGCAAATATTAAATCTTACTTGTGAACTATTGTCTTGTGTGAGAAAAACGTTACAATAA
- a CDS encoding uncharacterized protein (PKUD0D03305): MKPALNPLHVKFSLTGDAVPNLIKSRSKDYNKKAHRNSILENNRNDIRSQLMKFGARYTSVVKEAAHPKDTIVGIYEHLKIPKHGKGGEEEVPKSILLQDESLRCKKTKENYKSIQWKSEFATSNLSKTSLQAKINFDNIIKDWISTNWLDPKPLIQQKPCHILVHDKLLFQKISLFETVHELLMKRLVGLKIDDHVVKLSWNKEIAKAVSDKELLNHQLGRILKDIIRSTYFPFAKVSDKYEKILNKITKDPNFIRLIISKLYKKVRYNDVIFDKLKNVENLNERNDITIIKDKELNLLPPNEYMGLLKNINEKTQDPLKSYGILKYKSTTNKLDDYENLKIMKNRLKSDSLHQNERFMFITNDRSTSLEYFRLLKLFNKTYASLGFKGCVIYIDSQHAQKYKESVGTTEYTGKELYYVIENFQDIYSIIEVL, encoded by the coding sequence ATGAAACCTGCATTAAATCCACTGCATGTGAAGTTTTCCTTGACAGGAGATGCTGTACCAAATCTAATCAAAAGTCGTTCTAAAGACTATAACAAAAAGGCACACCGTAATAGCATCTTGGAGAATAACAGAAACGATATTAGATCCCAACTTATGAAGTTCGGTGCACGTTATACTTCGGTGGTGAAGGAAGCAGCACATCCAAAGGATACTATTGTGGGAATCTATGAACACCTCAAGATCCCAAAACATGGCAAAGGAGGTGAAGAAGAGGTTCCCAAATCTATCTTGCTCCAAGATGAAAGTTTAAGATGCAAGAAAACTAAAGAAAACTATAAATCTATACAGTGGAAATCTGAATTTGCTACTTCAAATCTCAGTAAGACCTCATTACaagcaaaaataaattttgacaatataATAAAGGATTGGATTTCGACCAACTGGTTGGATCCAAAACCTTTAATTCAACAAAAGCCATGTCATATACTTGTACATGATAAGctactttttcaaaagatttctCTGTTTGAAACGGTTCACGAACTCTTAATGAAAAGGCTGGTTGGCTTAAAAATAGATGACCATGTGGTCAAATTATCATGgaataaagaaattgcaAAGGCTGTATCAGACAAGGAACTtttaaatcatcaattaGGGAGAATATTAAAGGATATCATAAGAAGTACCTATTTTCCATTTGCAAAAGTTTCTGATAAATATGAAAAGATTCTCAATAAAATCACCAAGGATCCGAATTTTATAAGGTTGATAATTTCTAAACTTTACAAGAAGGTCAGATACAATGATGtgatttttgataaactgaaaaatgttgaaaatttgaacGAAAGAAATGATATCACTATAATCAAGGATAAGGAGCTGAATCTGCTACCACCGAACGAATACATGGGACTTCTAAAAAACATAAATGAGAAAACCCAAGATCCGCTGAAGAGCTATGGAATACTAAAATACAAATCAACTACAAACAAACTAGATGATTATGAGAACttaaaaataatgaagaatAGATTAAAATCAGATAGTTTGCACCAAAACGAAAGGTTTATGTTTATAACCAATGATCGATCAACATCATTGGAATACTTCAGGTTACTCAAACTTTTTAACAAGACATATGCAAGTCTTGGATTCAAAGGTTGTGTGATATACATTGATAGTCAACATGCACAAAAATATAAGGAATCTGTAGGAACAACTGAATATACGGGGAAAGAGTTGTATTATgtaattgaaaattttcaagatatCTACAGTATCATTGAGGTACTGTGA
- a CDS encoding uncharacterized protein (PKUD0D03310; similar to Saccharomyces cerevisiae YIL078W (THS1); ancestral locus Anc_7.280) — MSTEEVQKKVENLSVNEEKPAPAAAKPKKEKKEKKAKEGESSRPVFLNPQPEFIDHRIKIFEQIKAKREAEIAAKERKPIKITLKDGTVKEGVSWETSPADIAKEIGKSFSERQVISKVDGELWDLERPLEKDSQLEFLDFEHPEGKAVFWHSSAHVLGEGCECHFGAHLCFGPPTEDGFFYDMAIDEGKTVVSQADFKNIEAACQKAIKDKQKFERLVMTKEELLEMFNYNKYKQELIKSKIPDGTSSTVYRCGPLIDLCRGPHVPHTGRIKTFKVLKNSASYFLGDANNDSLQRVYGVSFPDKQQMKDYLKFLEEAAARDHRKIGREQDLFFFNEMSPGSCFWLPHGTRIYNTLVDMMREQYQIRGYQEVITPNMYNAKLWETSGHWANYKENMFTFEVEKETFGLKPMNCPGHCLMFKSRERSYRELPWRVADFGVIHRNEYSGALSGLTRVRRFQQDDAHIFCTQDQIGDEITGIFDFLKHVYGIFGFDFKMELSTRPEKYVGDLETWNGAEAKLEEALNKWGGDWEINAGDGAFYGPKIDIMISDALRRWHQCATIQLDFQLPNRFELEFKGKEETNAVRPVMIHRAILGSVERMTAILTEHFAGKWPFWLSPRQVLVVPVGVKYFEYAEEVQQKLHNAGFFADVDVTGNTLQKKVRNGQVQKYNFIFIVGEQESTEKSVNIRNRDIQDLQGKNEAVSLDTVIAQLLKLKESKRADNKLE, encoded by the coding sequence ATGTCTACAGAAGAAGTACAAaagaaagttgaaaatcttTCTGTCAACGAAGAAAAGCCTGCACCAGCAGCAGCAAAGccaaagaaggagaagaaggaaaagaaagcaaAGGAAGGTGAATCAAGCAGACCTGTTTTTTTGAATCCCCAACCAGAATTTATTGACCACAgaatcaaaatctttgagCAAATCAAGGCAAAGAGGGAAGCAGAAATTGcagcaaaagaaagaaagcCGATTAAGATTACTTTAAAAGATGGAACTGTTAAAGAAGGTGTTTCATGGGAAACCTCACCAGCAGATATTGCGAAAGAAATCGGTAAATCATTCTCTGAAAGACAAGTCATCTCCAAGGTCGATGGAGAATTATGGGATTTAGAGAGACCATTAGAAAAAGACTCTCAGTTAGAGTTTCTTGACTTTGAACATCCAGAAGGTAAGGCTGTTTTCTGGCATTCATCTGCTCATGTTTTAGGTGAAGGTTGTGAGTGTCACTTTGGTGCACACCTATGTTTTGGCCCACCAACTGAGGATGGTTTCTTCTATGACATGGCTATCGATGAAGGTAAGACTGTTGTCTCTCAAGcagatttcaaaaatattgaagcTGCATGTCAAAAGGCTATCAAggataaacaaaaattcGAAAGGTTAGTTATGACGAAAGAAGAATTACTTGAAATGTTTAACTACaataaatacaaacaaGAATTGATCAAGTCCAAGATTCCAGATGGTACATCTTCCACGGTTTACAGATGTGGTCCTTTGATTGATTTATGTAGAGGTCCTCATGTTCCTCATACTGGCAGaatcaaaacattcaaGGTTCTGAAGAATTCTGCTTCATACTTTTTAGGGGACGCTAACAACGACTCCCTTCAAAGAGTTTATGGTGTTTCTTTCCCTGATAAACAACAAATGAAGGACTACTTGAAGTTCTTAGAAGAAGCTGCTGCGAGAGATCACCGTAAAATCGGTAGAGAACaagatttattttttttcaacgaAATGTCACCAGGTTCTTGTTTTTGGTTGCCTCACGGTACTAGAATTTACAACACTTTGGTTGACATGATGAGGGAACAGTACCAAATCAGAGGATATCAAGAAGTCATCACCCCTAACATGTATAATGCAAAGTTGTGGGAAACCTCGGGTCACTGGGCTaattataaagaaaacatgttTACCTTCGAAGTTGAGAAAGAAACTTTTGGTTTGAAACCAATGAACTGTCCGGGACATTGTTTAATGTTTAAATCAAGGGAGAGATCATATAGAGAATTGCCTTGGAGAGTTGCTGATTTCGGTGTGATCCACAGAAACGAATATTCTGGTGCATTGTCTGGCCTAACCAGAGTTAGAAGATTCCAGCAAGATGATGCTCATATTTTCTGTACACAAGAccaaattggtgatgaaatcactggtatttttgatttcttgaagCATGTTTATGGTATCTTCGGCTTCGATTTCAAGATGGAGCTATCTACCAGACCTGAAAAATATGTCGGTGATCTTGAGACATGGAACGGTGCAGAAGCGAAGTTAGAAGAAGCATTGAACAAATGGGGAGGTGACTGGGAAATCAATGCTGGTGATGGTGCCTTCTACGGTCCAAAAATTGATATTATGATATCTGATGCATTGAGAAGATGGCACCAATGTGCTACTATTCAATTGGACTTCCAGTTGCCAAACAGATTTGAATTAGAATTCAAGGGTAAAGAGGAAACTAACGCTGTCAGACCAGTCATGATTCACAGGGCTATTTTGGGCTCTGTTGAAAGAATGACAGCAATTTTAACGGAACATTTTGCAGGTAAATGGCCATTCTGGTTATCCCCAAGACAAGTTCTAGTTGTTCCAGTTGGTGTGAAATACTTTGAATATGCAGAAGAGGTTCAACAGAAGTTGCATAATGCTGGATTCTTTGCTGATGTCGATGTTACCGGTAATACCTTACAAAAGAAGGTCAGAAACGGACAAGttcaaaaatacaattttattttcattgttggTGAACAAGAATCCACTGAAAAGTCTGTCAATATTAGAAACAGAGATATCCAAGACTTGCAGGGTAAAAACGAAGCTGTTTCTTTGGATACTGTCATTGCGCAATTACTCAAGTTGAAGGAATCTAAAAGAGCCGACAACAAGTTGGAGTAA
- a CDS encoding uncharacterized protein (PKUD0D03320; similar to Saccharomyces cerevisiae YDL175C (AIR2) and YIL079C (AIR1); ancestral locus Anc_7.281), producing the protein MSTNNGTLVIEDDGDGIAEVSPARVIGDAEKLERLEKNLARAEEMRKVGMNDQADIETEHSDATNHGDSNTKKKRSKGKSAKEGETVFAPSIDEVTTDNDHLASLRGEGRYFGVVDPDVSQPVCSNCHRRGHRRAQCKVVVCHACGKVDDHYETQCPNSMVCSNCGQKGHFRNNCPSKRMQTYCVECDSRNHSSDRCPYIWRSYLVKPKDRKTKMAYPTNQIFCYNCAEKGHYGDDCKQLRVSKTPNINGSAFSGANLPKELISQYNDTQNRNSGNNNNRKRNYDTANNVNYNYAPPPYPRYNNYNNNNGNRSGNNNNYKNRNYNNNKYKNSNLPSGPTKSGYLANKNNYGNQGRNNNYSNSNYNNQRNSNSYNSRSSYFNSRRY; encoded by the coding sequence ATGAGTACTAATAATGGAACATTggttattgaagatgatggtGACGGAATTGCAGAGGTTTCACCAGCAAGGGTTATTGGCGATGCCGAAAAATTGGAACGattagaaaaaaacttaGCTAGAGCCGaagaaatgagaaaagTCGGTATGAATGATCAGGCTGATATTGAAACTGAACATTCCGACGCCACAAATCACGGTGATTCAaacacaaagaaaaagagaagtaAGGGTAAATCTGCAAAGGAAGGGGAGACCGTGTTTGCCCCAAGTATAGATGAGGTTACTACTGATAACGATCATTTAGCTAGTCTCAGAGGTGAAGGGCGATattttggtgttgttgatcCAGATGTCAGTCAACCGGTGTGTTCAAATTGTCACAGAAGAGGTCATAGACGTGCACAATGTAAAGTTGTTGTTTGCCACGCTTGTGGTAAAGTTGATGATCATTATGAAACTCAATGCCCAAATTCAATGGTATGTTCAAATTGCGGTCAAAAAGGACACTTTCGGAACAACTGTCCTTCAAAAAGGATGCAAACATATTGTGTTGAATGTGATTCTAGAAATCATTCAAGTGACCGGTGCCCATATATATGGAGAAGCTATCTTGTCAAACCTAAAGATCGGAAAACTAAGATGGCATACCCAACCAATCAGATATTCTGCTATAACTGTGCTGAAAAGGGCCACTACGGTGACGATTGCAAGCAATTGAGGGTTTCAAAGACACCAAATATTAATGGATCAGCGTTTAGTGGTGCTAATTTGCCAAAGGAGCTAATTAGTCAATATAATGATACACAAAACAGAAATTCAggtaataacaacaacagaaagCGTAACTACGATACAGCAAATAATGTGAACTATAATTATGCACCACCACCATACCCGAGGTACAATAACtacaataataacaatggAAACAGAAGTGggaacaacaacaactataAAAACCGTAAttataacaataataaatacaaaaacAGTAATTTACCCAGTGGGCCAACTAAAAGTGGCTATTTAGCAAACAAGAACAACTATGGAAACCAGGGAAGAAATAACAACTATTCCAACTCGAACTATAACAACCAGAGGAACTCAAATAGCTATAACTCTAGATCATCGTATTTCAATAGtagaagatattga
- a CDS encoding uncharacterized protein (PKUD0D03330; similar to Saccharomyces cerevisiae YGL172W (NUP49); ancestral locus Anc_8.125) codes for MFGGTSGGTGFSFGQNKPATGGFSFGNNNNNTANNTPSTGFSFGNNNNNNSASNTGNNNSSGGFGFGGSNVGNNNSAGGFGTKPLGSTNTVGFGSTNTNTPNSGGLFANANNNTNTTNLSNNSAGGTGFSFGGNSSVNNNALSGGLFGAKPSGTAATGSTNFSFGNNNAGTNTNTSISGGNFGFGNPSTSAATGGNVASGGLFGNKPSNSSAPASGGLFGGANSNSATTNSATGSLFGGTSNTSNTNGGSLFGAKPSAPTGSTGVSLFGNNNASSSFGFGSKPTVTNGTFGANGGTSLFGQQQQQNMSLQQPQAPQITAMTKVSDLPPALQEELKQLDAHIQTQVAIAEYLKDQEADHQELIVSVPRDISYLEKNYASTSQALTSDLKFVETFKSKTLESFNDWVEKLIKVFLQLTNPMSNSGNDQNQDPGSLKVIIGVSSNRTASPQDQQQQQQQQKQQSSKETSINITSVLNSFFINKIEDFKENISRYELILQEVENCISDLENSNSNNNQKAGLQMIVQTLQEEFKLYVELANEFAEIHHNISKLGDANQKF; via the coding sequence atgtttggTGGAACATCCGGAGGAACCGGATTTAGCTTTGGTCAAAATAAACCTGCCACCGGCGGTTTTTCGTTCGgtaacaacaataacaacacTGCAAATAACACCCCCTCAACTGGTTTCAGCTTtggtaataacaataacaataacagtGCTAGTAACACTGGAAACAATAATTCATCTGGGGGTTTTGGATTTGGTGGCAGCAATGTGGGTAACAACAACTCTGCCGGTGGTTTTGGTACTAAGCCTTTAGGTTCCACAAATACTGTTGGCTTTGGGTCAACAAACACTAATACTCCAAATAGTGGTGGTTTATTTGCCAACGCTAATAATAATACCAATACTACTAACCTCAGTAATAATTCAGCTGGTGGTActggattttcatttggagGGAATAGCAGTGTAAATAATAACGCTCTTTCAGGCGGTCTATTCGGTGCTAAACCTTCGGGTACGGCGGCCACGGGTTCAACTAATTTTAGTTTTGGTAACAACAACGCAGGGACTAACACAAATACGTCTATCTCTGGTGGtaattttggatttggtaATCCATCCACAAGTGCTGCAACTGGAGGAAACGTTGCTTCTGGTGGATTGTTCGGTAATAAACCTTCGAATAGTTCGGCACCTGCTTCTGGAGGTTTATTTGGTGGGGCCAATAGTAACTCTGCTACCACTAATAGTGCTACTGGCAGTTTATTTGGAGGTACAAGTAATACTTCTAACACCAATGGCGGTAGCCTGTTCGGTGCCAAACCTTCTGCTCCAACGGGATCTACTGGAGTTTCATTGTTTGGTAACAACAATGCATCAAGCTCTTTTGGGTTTGGTTCAAAACCTACAGTTACCAACGGTACGTTTGGTGCGAATGGAGGAACTTCTCTTTTTGgacaacagcagcaacagaACATGTCTTTGCAACAACCGCAGGCCCCACAGATAACTGCAATGACAAAAGTCTCAGATTTGCCCCCTGCACTTCAAGAAGAGCTCAAGCAATTGGACGCACATATTCAAACTCAAGTAGCTATAGCcgaatatttgaaagacCAAGAAGCTGATCACCAAGAACTAATAGTTAGTGTTCCAAGAGACATTAGCtatttggagaaaaatTATGCTTCCACCAGTCAAGCATTGACTTCTGACTTGAAGTTCgttgaaactttcaaaagtAAAACATTGGAAAGTTTCAATGATTGGGTAGAAAAATTAATCAAAGTATTCCTACAGTTGACTAATCCAATGTCAAATTCCGGAAACgatcaaaatcaagatCCAGGGTCTTTGAAGGTTATTATAGGTGTGAGTAGTAATAGGACTGCATCTCCGCAAGatcagcaacagcaacagcaacagcagaAACAACAGAGTTCCAAAGAAACATCTATTAATATAACCTCAGTATTGAActcttttttcattaataaAATAGAagattttaaagaaaacatcagCAGGTATGAATTAATACTACAGGAAGTTGAAAACTGTATTAGTGACTTAGAAAACTCCAACTCGAACAACAATCAGAAAGCTGGTTTACAAATGATAGTGCAAACGCTACAAGAAGAATTTAAATTGTATGTTGAACTAGCTAATGAGTTTGCGGAGATTCATCACAACATAAGCAAACTTGGAGACGCTAATCAGAAGTTCTAG